A genomic window from Microvirga sp. TS319 includes:
- a CDS encoding GNAT family N-acetyltransferase: MARRAVRDYGSLDPVLGRIGSLEVRLATTAQEIRQAQKLRFKVFYEEMSAVPKGAALLSRRDVDVYDAICDHLLVLDHDAKQGSLRRAKPKVVGTYRLLRQDVAERHQGFYTRGEYDIAPLLKAHSSLRFLELGRSCVLEPYRNKRTVELLWHGIWSYVLHYKIDVMIGCASLEGTDAGALALPLSFLHHYAAAPASWQAHALPERFTRMDVLPREAVDPKAALHALPPLIKGYLRLGATFGTGAVIDEQFGTTDVLVILPVSAINPRYIDHFGPTANRHAA, from the coding sequence ATGGCGAGGCGGGCCGTGCGCGATTACGGCAGCCTCGACCCCGTGCTCGGCCGCATCGGCTCCCTCGAGGTCCGTCTCGCCACGACGGCTCAGGAAATCCGCCAAGCGCAGAAGCTGCGGTTCAAGGTGTTCTACGAGGAGATGTCGGCCGTGCCGAAAGGGGCCGCCCTGCTCTCGCGGCGTGATGTGGATGTATACGACGCCATCTGCGATCATCTTCTCGTGCTCGACCATGACGCGAAGCAAGGCTCCCTGCGCCGGGCCAAACCGAAGGTGGTGGGTACCTATCGCCTGCTTCGCCAGGATGTGGCGGAGCGCCATCAGGGCTTCTATACCCGCGGCGAATACGACATCGCCCCGCTTCTGAAGGCCCATTCCTCCTTGCGCTTTCTTGAGCTCGGCCGCTCCTGCGTGCTCGAACCCTATCGCAACAAGCGCACGGTCGAGCTGCTGTGGCACGGCATCTGGTCTTACGTTCTGCACTACAAGATCGACGTGATGATCGGTTGCGCGAGCCTTGAAGGCACCGATGCCGGGGCGCTCGCCCTGCCCTTGAGCTTCCTCCACCATTATGCCGCCGCGCCCGCCTCCTGGCAGGCCCATGCCTTGCCCGAGCGTTTCACGCGGATGGACGTTCTGCCGAGGGAGGCCGTCGACCCCAAGGCCGCGCTCCATGCCCTCCCGCCGCTGATCAAGGGCTATCTGCGGCTCGGCGCGACCTTCGGGACAGGGGCCGTCATCGACGAGCAATTCGGCACGACGGACGTGCTCGTCATCCTGCCGGTCTCAGCCATCAACCCGCGCTACATCGACCATTTCGGACCGACCGCGAACCGTCACGCGGCCTGA
- a CDS encoding DUF2513 domain-containing protein produces MKRDMDLIRGLLLRFEDHDRARLSRKELQLEGYSQEQIDPHIERQNEAGPANHQVVRPQYSSGHQSMIRFDLGIRTTKAGYGFLESVRDPDIWRKAKDGALKAGGWTVELLIGLGKGLLKKQIEERTGVKL; encoded by the coding sequence ATGAAACGTGACATGGATCTCATCAGAGGTTTGCTGCTTCGGTTTGAAGACCATGATCGCGCACGACTGAGCCGGAAAGAACTCCAGTTGGAGGGCTACAGCCAAGAGCAGATCGATCCTCACATCGAACGCCAGAATGAGGCAGGCCCTGCCAACCACCAAGTCGTCCGCCCCCAGTACAGTTCGGGGCATCAATCGATGATTAGGTTCGACCTTGGTATTCGTACCACCAAGGCAGGCTACGGCTTCTTGGAAAGCGTTCGTGACCCAGACATCTGGCGCAAGGCGAAAGACGGAGCACTGAAAGCAGGTGGATGGACGGTCGAATTGCTCATTGGCCTCGGAAAGGGGCTTCTGAAGAAGCAGATCGAAGAGAGAACAGGAGTCAAACTCTGA
- a CDS encoding helix-turn-helix domain-containing protein, translating into MHRHDHSPETWLGEADRKRLAAALAGAREARVYRRLEALLLVAEGYSVAEAARRCRVNRSSVHRWLVQYRAEYEATALIDRPRSGRPRLHHTLTPRRLAAALARDPRRCGYQATSWTVPLLAHDLAAKGLAVSPRTLRRRLHEAGYRWKRPRYVYVERAAHLPQKKGGSPDV; encoded by the coding sequence ATGCACCGACATGATCACTCTCCCGAGACGTGGCTCGGCGAGGCGGATCGCAAGCGGCTGGCCGCAGCGCTTGCTGGCGCCCGTGAGGCCCGTGTGTATCGCCGCCTCGAGGCCCTGTTGCTGGTGGCCGAGGGCTATTCCGTGGCCGAGGCGGCTCGCCGCTGCCGCGTCAACCGCTCCAGTGTGCACCGCTGGCTCGTCCAGTACCGGGCCGAGTATGAGGCCACGGCACTGATCGACCGGCCGCGCAGCGGGCGCCCGCGTCTCCATCACACCCTCACGCCGCGTCGGCTGGCGGCGGCCCTGGCACGTGACCCGCGCCGCTGCGGCTACCAGGCCACAAGCTGGACGGTGCCGCTGCTGGCCCACGACCTGGCCGCCAAGGGCCTCGCGGTCAGCCCCCGCACGCTGCGGCGCCGGCTGCACGAGGCGGGCTATCGCTGGAAGCGGCCCCGCTATGTCTATGTCGAGCGCGCGGCGCATCTGCCGCAGAAAAAGGGGGGATCACCCGACGTCTGA
- a CDS encoding transposase has protein sequence MCLDWTLLRLFPPLRATWALKGRQAVVPITGRNAKRVLFGAIDLRSARRVVLVRTRAGQADAQAFLRALRRWYRGAGWLWLLTDRASAHTAPQTQALADRLRIRFVWLPRQTPELSPMDQLWRDLKRLVAANRQAASIDALAADAADWVLTLTPQQARRKAGMASERFWLRKLLQDFWRPT, from the coding sequence CTGTGCCTCGATTGGACATTGTTGCGGCTGTTTCCGCCGCTGCGGGCCACCTGGGCGCTCAAGGGCAGGCAAGCGGTGGTGCCGATCACGGGCCGCAATGCCAAGCGGGTGCTGTTCGGGGCCATCGACCTGCGAAGCGCTCGCCGGGTGGTGCTGGTCCGCACCCGTGCCGGTCAGGCCGACGCTCAGGCATTCCTGCGCGCGTTGCGACGCTGGTATCGCGGTGCCGGCTGGCTCTGGCTGCTGACGGATCGGGCGAGCGCCCACACCGCCCCGCAGACCCAGGCCCTGGCCGACCGGCTGCGCATCCGGTTCGTGTGGTTGCCCCGGCAAACGCCCGAACTGAGCCCGATGGATCAGCTCTGGCGCGACCTCAAGCGGCTGGTAGCGGCCAATCGGCAGGCGGCCTCAATCGATGCCCTGGCCGCCGATGCAGCTGATTGGGTTCTGACGTTGACGCCACAACAGGCACGCCGCAAGGCTGGCATGGCATCCGAACGCTTCTGGCTCAGAAAGCTGTTGCAGGACTTTTGGCGACCTACTTAG
- a CDS encoding phospholipase D-like domain-containing protein has translation MSRKSNTIRVAVPVKLARLRVWVDKGRHWSGVDRLVLWALSVTPQTAADLAADACLPARLVNEIILRMMRFGWVELAAARRGAAFRATRAGREAIETFDILPAVIKRTARRVSFVMEPFEWKAFGLRDLKPYRSGELETIEREYDVRRIIVEGGWGNMSAHDLYGAVDQVLADDEELSSVDFNASATLDQFALFTIIGDKIKGLPPHPPQDLINALHRAAAGTQTGVVIRARSAKRPASARADLTDPVSIPPLNPSDLVLTGHDHRELLLDVLRHARERVVMHSTFLREAAFVELEDEFRRAAKRGVRIDIFWGAAKDEKSRIANLEAAIAINHRIGTDHHLRNRARVHLYSTRSHAKLLIADRGEGPEGEHIAVVGSCNWLSTGFHRVEASLAVRHPHAVAWVAQEFAELVFGSSTSSPVAADLTTMARTLKKQSAPSGDARLQIVTGDGHGALIRQARETAEHSIVIGGDRFGVAAEARTIVPMVKAGKRLVDAVICYSRPSGPVTKQDARDLSGIAAAAGVRLVQIPDRELHGKFLLWDEDHVVITSLNWSSADTRSDAPQAEIGIYVQSPGLAADLRRRLLDDWPALNSAPQQSGEVGKRPRRSRPRSRSRQ, from the coding sequence ATGAGTCGCAAGAGCAATACCATTCGGGTCGCGGTTCCGGTCAAGCTCGCTAGGCTGCGGGTGTGGGTCGACAAGGGGCGTCACTGGAGCGGCGTGGACCGGCTGGTCCTTTGGGCGCTGTCTGTCACGCCACAGACAGCAGCGGATCTTGCTGCGGACGCGTGTCTTCCCGCGCGATTGGTCAACGAGATCATTCTGCGCATGATGCGTTTTGGATGGGTTGAGCTAGCAGCCGCCCGGAGGGGCGCCGCCTTCCGGGCAACCCGAGCCGGGCGCGAAGCCATTGAGACGTTTGATATCCTGCCGGCGGTGATCAAACGCACCGCAAGACGAGTTTCGTTCGTCATGGAGCCGTTTGAATGGAAGGCTTTCGGGCTTCGGGATCTCAAGCCATATCGGTCAGGCGAACTCGAAACCATCGAGAGAGAATACGATGTGCGTCGTATCATCGTCGAAGGAGGCTGGGGCAACATGAGCGCCCACGACCTCTATGGCGCCGTCGACCAGGTGCTTGCCGATGACGAGGAGCTGTCGAGCGTTGACTTCAACGCCTCGGCGACCTTAGATCAATTCGCCTTGTTCACGATCATCGGTGACAAGATCAAAGGGCTTCCCCCGCATCCTCCGCAGGACCTTATCAATGCCCTCCACCGGGCCGCCGCCGGGACACAGACCGGCGTAGTGATCCGCGCTCGCTCCGCAAAACGTCCCGCATCGGCCCGTGCAGACCTGACCGACCCCGTGTCGATACCGCCCCTCAATCCGTCTGATCTCGTCCTGACGGGACACGATCACCGTGAGCTACTGCTGGACGTGCTGCGCCATGCTCGGGAACGCGTGGTCATGCACTCGACGTTCTTACGGGAAGCTGCCTTTGTCGAACTTGAGGACGAGTTCCGGCGCGCGGCCAAGCGAGGCGTTCGCATCGATATTTTCTGGGGCGCCGCAAAGGATGAGAAGTCCCGCATTGCCAACCTTGAAGCCGCAATCGCCATCAACCATCGGATCGGGACGGATCACCACCTGCGCAATCGAGCACGAGTCCACTTGTACTCGACCCGTTCCCACGCCAAGCTCCTGATTGCGGACCGTGGCGAGGGGCCCGAGGGAGAGCATATCGCCGTCGTCGGATCCTGCAACTGGCTCTCAACGGGATTTCATCGCGTGGAAGCCTCGCTTGCGGTGCGTCACCCGCACGCCGTTGCCTGGGTGGCGCAGGAATTTGCAGAGTTGGTCTTTGGATCGTCAACGAGTTCGCCTGTTGCAGCCGACCTGACGACAATGGCCCGGACGCTGAAGAAGCAATCGGCTCCTAGCGGAGACGCGCGCTTGCAGATTGTCACCGGCGATGGACATGGCGCTCTCATACGGCAAGCTCGGGAGACGGCGGAGCACTCAATTGTGATCGGAGGCGATCGGTTTGGGGTTGCTGCCGAAGCCCGTACGATTGTCCCCATGGTAAAGGCCGGGAAAAGACTGGTCGATGCCGTGATTTGTTACTCCCGCCCCTCAGGACCAGTCACGAAGCAGGATGCGCGAGATCTCTCGGGGATTGCAGCAGCTGCGGGTGTCCGCCTTGTCCAAATCCCTGATCGTGAACTCCATGGCAAGTTCCTCCTGTGGGATGAGGACCATGTCGTGATCACCAGCCTGAACTGGTCGTCAGCGGACACGCGGAGTGATGCTCCGCAGGCTGAGATTGGAATTTATGTGCAGAGCCCCGGCCTAGCCGCAGATTTGCGGCGTCGCCTACTTGATGACTGGCCTGCTCTAAACTCTGCCCCCCAGCAGTCAGGAGAGGTTGGGAAGCGTCCGCGCAGGTCGCGCCCTCGATCTCGATCACGACAATAG
- a CDS encoding AAA domain-containing protein, which produces MEEAFLATPDTAALKSALIRAVDQRNDEPTVLKYWDKTGSAIDSDLRELWRHEMRQSERVRAFPHADEVIVEVTGSGETSDAFYLAMPGDLAPLEYVARFLRADHWLKSLHGPRQRLILWTNIRRMALALGAVHGQGLVHGRLDHRAVFTTGASTQADFRLGGFEFCLRIAEVDKAPLRLIAKSRPVGAVVFSFLDDWRALGLITADLLGLDPGRLDEEEPAFLTGRSSLELRAAEMDLVRALVRPERNRALDAPLVVSRVDTVVNELEAEARADNSRYVLALRLGETSKLSNALAIASNDAFDIDDVEAQTEFVQADIETGAELIRTTRGELFLVTETLVYGLQPFRQAGSDETWAIASTNAARLRREVQLGRRQTLEIPANRIEIVRFGAASRRLQELRSDALDWSAAFASDDRDDDPTVTVRRGLLLAQVAEALFRAAEIVPVEVLAAQRRQGDRTVVDLVPSDAEQRARLNEALRVDDPHRLMRRLFQQEQADFDADWQLSDFGGLGGTARASASVRFLRVVQKHNRWVYEFQVVEGAVPPAMQLHLRKVDDTGTEQVLKRRLRMLGVLATQAELATVLADPRARLRTYRDDVLEEDAHFQALDESKQEALRSIWSTGPNQLVVGPPGVGKTTLVTETVRRTLAADPAARLLLSAQAHQALDHLAAAVQKMLQKAGLSEEIILVRSKADTGADLSGAQTPERAKAYLAKLGGSPLARRAPLTIRRSLSEMKEAAAVTGDLRTKLSPAALRQRRSFESLVLESANVLFSTTNSGDLERLVEERAQFDWAIIEEAAKATGPELLAPQLLSMRRLLIGDHNQLPPFDTDRIGSFLADQTRVKQALDECDIVVGNIFRDFGLDELREAAEDDKVLSEICDAARRVLLLFESLVTQELERQKRSDQRRRRVATELLQQHRMHPVIATVISECFYDGKLETAPARANEVERDPPPFTITDPRLPSSPIVFVDLPYMQSEAGAAEQLPTYHNPAELKAVLEILAHFRPQPTADGKAPTLAVLSPYNEQVERLGRAIDDQLSGSLDNLSGFMTAANASAFQSTVDSFQGSEADLVIVSLVRNNDHVGRAALGILRDRRRMNVLLSRAKWQLVIVGSLEFLRVQGRRYRRHKEGGAPPFLATMIDVVDRLKDEYLPNGQTKKLSIVRWTDLVGKAQ; this is translated from the coding sequence TTGGAAGAAGCCTTCCTTGCAACACCTGATACCGCGGCCTTGAAATCGGCTCTTATCCGGGCTGTCGACCAGCGAAACGATGAGCCAACCGTCCTGAAATACTGGGACAAGACTGGATCCGCGATTGACTCTGATCTGCGCGAACTCTGGCGTCATGAGATGCGCCAAAGCGAACGTGTCCGCGCGTTCCCTCATGCGGACGAGGTCATAGTGGAAGTGACAGGGTCGGGTGAGACCAGCGACGCGTTTTATCTCGCGATGCCCGGCGATCTCGCTCCGCTAGAATACGTGGCCCGCTTTTTGAGAGCCGATCATTGGCTCAAATCTCTCCATGGTCCGCGTCAACGGCTGATCCTGTGGACCAACATCCGCCGCATGGCTCTGGCACTCGGAGCGGTGCACGGCCAAGGCCTCGTTCACGGACGGCTGGACCACCGGGCGGTCTTCACGACCGGTGCGTCGACACAAGCCGATTTCCGCCTTGGCGGCTTTGAATTCTGCCTGCGGATTGCCGAGGTCGATAAGGCTCCCCTGCGGTTGATCGCAAAGAGCCGCCCCGTCGGAGCTGTGGTGTTCTCCTTTCTGGATGATTGGCGGGCCCTTGGCCTGATCACGGCAGACCTTCTTGGACTTGATCCCGGTCGGCTCGATGAGGAGGAGCCGGCATTTCTCACGGGGCGGTCGAGCCTCGAACTGCGGGCCGCTGAGATGGACCTAGTGCGGGCCCTCGTCCGGCCGGAGCGCAACCGCGCCCTGGATGCGCCTCTTGTCGTGAGTCGGGTTGACACGGTGGTCAATGAGCTGGAAGCGGAAGCCCGCGCCGACAACAGCCGCTATGTACTGGCTCTGCGCCTCGGGGAAACAAGTAAACTGTCCAATGCCCTCGCCATAGCGTCCAACGATGCGTTCGACATCGATGACGTCGAGGCCCAGACAGAGTTCGTCCAGGCTGACATTGAAACTGGCGCTGAGCTGATCCGCACCACACGTGGAGAACTCTTCCTTGTTACAGAAACACTGGTTTATGGGCTGCAGCCGTTCCGGCAGGCTGGTTCCGATGAGACTTGGGCGATTGCCAGCACCAACGCGGCTCGCCTGCGCCGGGAGGTTCAACTTGGGCGGCGCCAGACGCTGGAAATCCCCGCAAACCGCATTGAGATCGTGCGGTTTGGCGCTGCCTCCCGGCGGCTCCAGGAGTTGCGGAGCGACGCCTTGGATTGGAGCGCCGCTTTTGCATCTGACGACAGGGACGACGATCCAACGGTAACGGTTCGCCGAGGACTGCTTCTCGCCCAGGTCGCGGAAGCCTTATTCAGGGCCGCGGAAATCGTTCCGGTTGAGGTGCTCGCTGCACAACGGCGTCAGGGGGATCGAACAGTCGTCGACCTCGTCCCAAGTGATGCCGAGCAGCGGGCGCGTCTCAATGAAGCCCTTCGCGTCGATGATCCGCACCGGCTGATGCGCCGTTTGTTTCAGCAGGAACAGGCCGATTTTGACGCGGATTGGCAACTGTCGGACTTCGGCGGTCTCGGCGGAACCGCCCGTGCGTCCGCGAGTGTACGCTTCCTGCGTGTAGTACAGAAGCACAACCGGTGGGTTTATGAGTTCCAAGTCGTCGAGGGCGCCGTGCCCCCCGCGATGCAGCTTCATCTGCGGAAAGTTGATGATACCGGCACCGAGCAGGTGCTGAAGCGTAGGCTCCGCATGCTCGGCGTTCTGGCAACGCAGGCCGAGCTGGCGACCGTTCTCGCTGATCCTCGGGCGCGCCTGCGAACCTACCGGGACGACGTGCTCGAGGAGGATGCGCATTTTCAGGCGCTCGACGAGTCGAAACAGGAGGCGCTTCGGTCGATCTGGTCAACAGGGCCTAATCAGCTTGTCGTAGGGCCTCCCGGTGTCGGCAAGACGACGCTTGTGACCGAGACAGTGCGGCGGACCCTAGCCGCAGACCCAGCAGCGCGGCTGCTGTTGAGCGCGCAAGCGCACCAAGCCCTCGATCATCTCGCGGCAGCAGTGCAAAAAATGCTGCAGAAAGCCGGACTGTCAGAGGAAATCATCCTTGTTCGTTCGAAAGCCGACACGGGGGCAGATCTGTCGGGCGCGCAAACGCCCGAGCGCGCCAAGGCCTATCTCGCGAAGCTTGGTGGCAGTCCTCTCGCCCGCCGAGCGCCACTCACGATCCGGCGGTCTTTGAGCGAAATGAAGGAAGCCGCCGCCGTCACCGGAGATCTGCGCACCAAACTCAGCCCTGCGGCTCTGCGCCAGCGCCGGTCATTCGAGTCTCTGGTGCTCGAGTCGGCAAACGTCCTGTTCTCGACCACGAATTCCGGCGATCTCGAGCGTCTCGTGGAGGAGCGCGCCCAGTTCGACTGGGCCATCATTGAGGAGGCCGCGAAGGCGACCGGACCGGAGCTTCTGGCGCCGCAACTGCTCTCGATGCGCCGCCTTCTCATCGGAGACCACAACCAACTCCCGCCTTTCGATACCGACCGCATCGGGAGCTTTCTTGCCGATCAGACACGGGTCAAACAGGCACTGGACGAATGCGATATCGTGGTCGGCAACATTTTCCGCGACTTTGGCCTTGATGAGCTGCGCGAAGCCGCCGAAGACGATAAGGTCTTGAGCGAGATCTGTGACGCTGCGCGGCGGGTGTTGCTTCTGTTCGAAAGCTTGGTAACGCAGGAGCTTGAACGGCAGAAGCGCTCCGATCAGCGCCGCCGCCGGGTTGCCACAGAGCTCCTCCAGCAACACCGCATGCATCCTGTGATTGCAACTGTGATATCGGAATGCTTCTACGACGGGAAATTGGAAACGGCCCCGGCGCGAGCCAACGAGGTTGAGCGCGATCCCCCGCCGTTTACCATCACTGATCCGCGGCTGCCCTCCTCGCCGATCGTGTTCGTCGATCTCCCTTACATGCAAAGCGAGGCCGGCGCGGCTGAACAGCTGCCAACTTATCACAATCCCGCCGAACTCAAGGCCGTGTTGGAGATCCTGGCGCACTTCCGCCCGCAACCCACAGCGGATGGCAAGGCCCCCACGCTAGCAGTACTCTCACCTTACAACGAGCAGGTGGAACGCTTAGGCCGGGCCATTGACGATCAGCTGTCTGGCAGTCTGGACAACCTTTCCGGATTCATGACCGCCGCCAATGCCAGCGCGTTTCAAAGCACGGTCGACTCGTTCCAGGGCAGCGAGGCAGATCTCGTCATCGTCTCGCTCGTGCGCAACAATGATCATGTCGGCCGAGCGGCGCTTGGGATCCTGCGGGACCGGCGTCGCATGAACGTCCTTCTGAGCCGGGCCAAATGGCAGCTGGTGATTGTTGGCAGTCTTGAGTTTCTGCGTGTGCAGGGACGGCGCTACCGCCGCCATAAAGAAGGCGGGGCCCCGCCCTTCCTGGCCACTATGATCGACGTGGTCGACCGGCTTAAGGACGAGTATCTCCCTAACGGCCAAACCAAAAAGCTCTCAATCGTGCGGTGGACGGATCTGGTCGGGAAAGCCCAATGA